A stretch of Streptomyces vietnamensis DNA encodes these proteins:
- a CDS encoding aldo/keto reductase has product MSLKDILPGRLGFGTAPLGNMFRAIPDDEARATVEAAWDHGIRFYDTAPFYGAGLAEERLGEVLAGKPRDEYVLSTKVGRVVLDEHETDVPDFGEKGGLFEHGNPNRILHEWTADATERSIEGSLKRLGTDRLDIVWVHDIAQDFHGDAWLQKFEEARTGAFRVLSRLRDEGVIKAWGLGVNKTEPIELTLALDEPQPDGFLLAGRYTLLDHEHALTRLLPMAQEQGVDMVVGGPYSSGILAGGTHFEYQQAPAEIVERVGKLKALAEKHAVSIKAAALQFSLAHPASAAVIPGATRPSRIAEDTAALNETVPATFWTDLRAAGLVSPAAPLPNNA; this is encoded by the coding sequence ATGTCGCTCAAGGACATCCTTCCCGGTCGCCTCGGCTTCGGCACCGCCCCGCTCGGCAACATGTTCCGCGCCATCCCCGACGACGAGGCCCGCGCCACCGTCGAGGCCGCCTGGGACCACGGCATCCGCTTCTACGACACCGCCCCCTTCTACGGCGCCGGCCTCGCCGAGGAGCGGCTCGGTGAGGTCCTCGCCGGCAAGCCCCGCGACGAGTACGTCCTGTCCACCAAGGTCGGCCGGGTCGTCCTCGACGAGCACGAGACGGACGTCCCCGACTTCGGCGAGAAGGGCGGCCTGTTCGAGCACGGCAACCCGAACAGGATCCTCCACGAGTGGACCGCCGACGCCACCGAGCGCTCCATCGAGGGCAGCCTCAAGCGCCTGGGCACCGACCGGCTCGACATCGTCTGGGTCCACGACATCGCCCAGGACTTCCACGGCGACGCCTGGCTGCAGAAGTTCGAGGAGGCCCGCACCGGCGCCTTCCGCGTCCTGTCCCGGCTGCGCGACGAAGGCGTCATCAAGGCCTGGGGTCTCGGCGTCAACAAGACCGAGCCCATCGAGCTGACCCTCGCCCTCGACGAGCCGCAGCCCGACGGCTTCCTCCTCGCCGGCCGCTACACCCTCCTCGACCACGAGCACGCCCTCACCCGCCTGCTCCCCATGGCGCAGGAGCAGGGCGTCGACATGGTCGTCGGCGGCCCGTACAGCTCCGGCATCCTCGCCGGCGGCACCCACTTCGAGTACCAGCAGGCCCCGGCCGAGATCGTCGAGCGCGTCGGGAAGCTGAAGGCGCTGGCCGAGAAGCACGCCGTGAGCATCAAGGCCGCCGCCCTGCAGTTCTCCCTCGCCCACCCGGCGTCCGCCGCCGTCATCCCCGGCGCCACCCGGCCCAGCCGCATCGCCGAGGACACCGCGGCCCTGAACGAGACCGTCCCGGCCACGTTCTGGACCGACCTGCGCGCCGCCGGACTCGTCAGCCCGGCCGCCCCGCTCCCGAACAACGCCTGA
- a CDS encoding SRPBCC family protein — protein sequence MASTSVSRVVPATPQQVWNLIGGFDALPDWLPYIPESTALEGGRVRRLTNPDGDVIIERLVGFDEAERHYSYAILEAPFPVDGYVSTLRVHTVPGRDDVAEVQWSGRFNPKGATEQEVVDLFTGIYADGLDALHETLAA from the coding sequence ATGGCTTCCACGTCCGTCTCCCGCGTCGTCCCCGCCACTCCGCAGCAGGTCTGGAACCTCATCGGCGGCTTCGACGCCCTCCCGGACTGGCTCCCGTACATCCCCGAGAGCACCGCGCTCGAAGGCGGCCGGGTCCGCCGCCTGACCAACCCCGACGGCGACGTCATCATCGAGCGCCTGGTCGGCTTCGACGAGGCGGAGCGCCACTACAGCTACGCCATCCTCGAAGCGCCGTTCCCCGTCGACGGATACGTCTCCACCCTCCGGGTCCACACGGTCCCGGGCCGCGACGACGTCGCCGAGGTCCAGTGGTCCGGACGCTTCAACCCCAAGGGCGCCACCGAGCAGGAAGTCGTCGACCTGTTCACCGGCATCTACGCCGACGGCCTCGACGCCCTGCACGAGACCCTCGCCGCCTGA
- a CDS encoding DUF4287 domain-containing protein — protein MTDAVKGPASYFPSIEKKYGRPIAEWKDLIRSSPLTKHMELVNWLKSEHGLGHGHANALVAHTLAEDSGK, from the coding sequence ATGACCGACGCAGTGAAGGGTCCCGCCAGTTACTTCCCGTCCATCGAGAAGAAGTACGGCCGCCCGATCGCCGAATGGAAGGACCTCATCCGCTCCTCCCCGCTGACCAAGCACATGGAGCTGGTCAACTGGCTCAAGTCCGAGCACGGCCTCGGCCACGGCCACGCCAACGCCCTCGTCGCCCACACCCTCGCCGAGGACAGCGGCAAGTGA
- a CDS encoding DUF998 domain-containing protein: MTDMLTAPRHVLSVAPTARPVARWALAGGVVAGPLFLAVGLAQGFARDGFDFTRNAISQLALGEAGWIQTASFLLTGALLLVGATGLRRALRGGPGGTWGPALVGVFGASFWVAAAFPADAGAGFPVGAPEATVMSGHGAVHMFGGMIGYLALCAAFFVLARPLAARGLRRWAVASRVVPVAVLAGFMTSAASVLAFTVGAGLGLLWLSVVTARLADR, encoded by the coding sequence ATGACCGACATGCTCACCGCACCCCGCCACGTCCTTTCCGTCGCGCCCACCGCGCGACCCGTGGCGCGGTGGGCCCTGGCCGGCGGTGTGGTGGCGGGGCCGCTGTTCCTGGCGGTCGGACTCGCCCAGGGCTTCGCGCGGGACGGCTTCGACTTCACCCGGAACGCGATCAGCCAGCTCGCCCTCGGCGAGGCGGGCTGGATCCAGACGGCGAGCTTCCTGCTCACCGGTGCGCTGCTGCTCGTCGGCGCGACCGGCCTGCGGCGGGCGCTGCGCGGTGGCCCGGGCGGGACGTGGGGTCCGGCCCTCGTCGGCGTCTTCGGGGCCTCCTTCTGGGTCGCGGCGGCCTTCCCGGCCGATGCCGGAGCGGGCTTTCCCGTCGGGGCGCCCGAGGCGACCGTGATGAGCGGGCACGGCGCCGTCCACATGTTCGGCGGGATGATCGGCTACCTCGCCCTGTGCGCCGCGTTCTTCGTCCTGGCTCGCCCGCTCGCCGCCCGGGGGCTCCGCCGCTGGGCCGTCGCGTCCCGCGTCGTGCCCGTGGCCGTCCTCGCCGGTTTCATGACCTCGGCCGCCTCCGTCCTGGCGTTCACCGTCGGCGCCGGCCTCGGCCTGCTGTGGCTGAGCGTGGTGACGGCCCGCCTGGCCGACCGCTAG
- a CDS encoding arsenate reductase ArsC, with amino-acid sequence MNPSPARPSVLFVCVHNAGRSQMGAAFLAHLGGGRVEVRSAGSAPADTVNPAVVEAMNEVGIDISAETPKVLTVEAVQASDVVITMGCGDACPYFPGKRYLDWTLDDPAGQGVAAVRPIRDQIEQRVRGLLDELGIPAAG; translated from the coding sequence GTGAACCCGTCCCCCGCGCGCCCGTCGGTGCTGTTCGTCTGCGTCCACAACGCCGGCCGCTCGCAGATGGGCGCCGCCTTCCTCGCACACCTCGGCGGGGGCCGCGTCGAGGTCCGCTCCGCCGGCTCCGCCCCGGCCGACACCGTCAACCCCGCCGTGGTCGAGGCCATGAACGAGGTCGGCATCGACATCTCCGCCGAGACCCCCAAGGTGCTCACCGTCGAGGCCGTCCAGGCATCCGACGTCGTGATCACCATGGGCTGCGGCGACGCCTGCCCGTACTTCCCCGGCAAGCGCTACCTCGACTGGACCCTCGACGACCCCGCCGGGCAGGGAGTCGCCGCCGTCCGGCCCATCCGCGACCAGATCGAACAACGCGTCCGCGGCCTCCTCGACGAGCTCGGGATCCCGGCAGCCGGGTGA
- a CDS encoding aquaporin: MSADPVPLRRRAAAEAVGTALLVAVVVGSGIQATELSKDVGIQLLANCLATVFGLGVLIAVFGPVSGAHFNPAVTLAAWLAGRRSGDGPSLREAAAYLPAQIGGAITGSLLANAMFGRTVLAFSAHDRSAPHLWLGELVATAGLLLVAFGLNRAGRANLAPAVVAAFIGAAYWFTSSTSFANPAVTIGRAFTDSFAGIAPASVPAFIAAQLLGAGAGLGLLTLVFGPSARRAAEPSTRRAADPSARRAADPSAPIAAAPAAR, translated from the coding sequence GTGAGCGCGGACCCGGTGCCGCTGAGACGCCGTGCGGCGGCCGAGGCGGTCGGGACCGCGCTGCTGGTGGCGGTCGTGGTCGGCTCCGGCATCCAGGCCACGGAGCTGTCGAAGGACGTCGGCATCCAGCTGCTGGCCAACTGCCTGGCCACCGTGTTCGGACTCGGCGTGCTGATCGCGGTGTTCGGCCCGGTCTCCGGCGCCCACTTCAACCCCGCGGTCACGCTCGCCGCCTGGCTTGCCGGCCGCCGCTCCGGCGACGGACCGTCCCTGCGGGAGGCGGCCGCGTACCTGCCCGCCCAGATCGGCGGCGCGATCACCGGCTCGCTGCTGGCCAACGCGATGTTCGGCCGGACCGTGCTGGCGTTCTCCGCCCACGACCGCTCCGCTCCCCACCTGTGGCTGGGCGAACTCGTCGCCACGGCCGGTCTGCTGCTGGTGGCGTTCGGCCTGAACCGGGCCGGCCGGGCGAACCTGGCCCCGGCGGTGGTGGCCGCGTTCATCGGCGCGGCCTACTGGTTCACCTCCTCCACCTCCTTCGCGAACCCAGCGGTCACCATCGGCCGGGCCTTCACCGACTCCTTCGCCGGAATCGCGCCCGCTTCCGTCCCTGCCTTCATCGCCGCCCAGCTCCTCGGCGCCGGCGCCGGCCTGGGCCTGCTCACCCTCGTCTTCGGCCCGTCCGCCCGCCGGGCAGCCGAGCCGTCCACCCGGCGGGCAGCAGACCCGTCCGCCCGCCGGGCAGCCGACCCGTCCGCGCCGATCGCCGCCGCCCCCGCCGCCCGCTGA
- a CDS encoding ArsR/SmtB family transcription factor, which translates to MSKQELVVLGQDADGCCGRLAAAPLDEDRAADLAKVFKALGDPVRLRLLSMIASRDGGEVCVCELTPAFELSQPTISHHLKLLRQAGLVDCERRGTWVYYWVLPAALERLAAVLKSPQAAGATA; encoded by the coding sequence ATGTCGAAACAAGAGCTCGTGGTGCTCGGCCAGGACGCCGACGGCTGCTGCGGCCGGCTGGCCGCGGCTCCGCTGGACGAGGACCGGGCCGCCGACCTGGCGAAGGTGTTCAAGGCCCTGGGAGACCCGGTCCGGCTGCGGCTGCTGTCGATGATCGCCTCGCGGGACGGGGGCGAGGTCTGCGTGTGCGAGCTGACGCCGGCCTTCGAGCTCTCCCAGCCGACGATCTCCCATCACCTCAAGCTGCTGCGGCAGGCCGGCCTGGTCGACTGCGAACGCCGCGGCACCTGGGTCTACTACTGGGTCCTGCCCGCGGCCCTGGAGCGCCTCGCCGCCGTCCTCAAGTCCCCGCAGGCCGCCGGGGCGACGGCGTGA
- the arsM gene encoding arsenite methyltransferase: MSEQSTDLRETVRRRYAAAAVQVTEGGTACCGPQAVEVDENFGSVLYAADERETLPAEAVAASLGCGNPTAVADLNEGERVLDLGSGGGIDVLLSARRVGPTGRAYGLDMTEEMLALALANAARAGATNVEFLKGTIEAIPLPASTIDVVISNCVINLSTDKPAVFAETYRVLKPGGRIGVSDVVADDTLTPEQRAERGDHVGCIAGALSFTEYRNGLEAAGFTDIAITPTHPVADGMHSAVVRAVKPAAGACTPSSDACCEVGTCCGGGVCCGAGACCAPAEGGPSPASESASPR; the protein is encoded by the coding sequence ATGAGCGAGCAGTCCACCGACCTGCGCGAGACCGTCCGCCGCCGCTACGCCGCGGCAGCCGTCCAGGTCACCGAGGGCGGCACCGCCTGCTGCGGGCCGCAGGCCGTCGAGGTCGACGAGAACTTCGGCTCCGTCCTCTACGCCGCCGACGAACGCGAGACCCTGCCCGCCGAGGCCGTCGCCGCCTCCCTGGGCTGCGGCAACCCCACCGCCGTCGCCGACCTGAACGAAGGCGAACGCGTCCTGGACCTCGGCTCGGGCGGAGGCATCGACGTCCTCCTCTCCGCCCGTCGCGTCGGCCCCACCGGCAGGGCATACGGCCTGGACATGACCGAGGAGATGCTCGCCCTCGCCCTCGCCAACGCCGCCAGGGCCGGCGCGACGAACGTCGAGTTCCTCAAGGGCACCATCGAGGCCATCCCGCTGCCCGCTTCGACGATCGACGTGGTGATCTCGAACTGCGTGATCAACCTGTCCACCGACAAGCCCGCCGTCTTCGCCGAGACCTACCGGGTCCTCAAGCCCGGCGGACGGATCGGCGTCTCCGACGTCGTCGCCGACGACACCCTCACTCCCGAGCAGCGGGCCGAGCGCGGGGACCACGTCGGCTGCATCGCCGGCGCCCTCTCCTTCACCGAGTACCGCAACGGACTCGAGGCCGCCGGATTCACGGACATCGCGATCACCCCGACCCACCCCGTCGCCGACGGCATGCACTCCGCCGTCGTCCGGGCCGTCAAGCCCGCCGCCGGGGCCTGCACACCCTCATCGGACGCCTGCTGCGAGGTCGGCACCTGCTGCGGAGGCGGCGTCTGCTGCGGAGCCGGTGCCTGCTGCGCTCCGGCCGAAGGCGGTCCGAGCCCGGCATCGGAATCGGCGTCTCCCCGATGA
- a CDS encoding pyridoxal-dependent decarboxylase yields MHHRLRPVPADAHDRLDPAALRAAVTADLLPFCTVTTLGTTATGAVDPLEPVTALCRRTGMWHHADGAWGGLGATVAVRGRTVLRACLCNYRTTTDDLDLLIGEVLHAADADEPPRPR; encoded by the coding sequence ATACACCACCGGCTGCGCCCCGTCCCCGCCGACGCGCACGACCGCCTGGACCCGGCCGCGCTGCGTGCCGCGGTCACCGCCGACCTGCTGCCCTTCTGCACTGTCACCACGCTGGGCACCACCGCCACCGGCGCCGTCGACCCGCTCGAACCGGTCACGGCCCTGTGCCGGCGCACCGGGATGTGGCACCACGCCGACGGCGCCTGGGGCGGGCTCGGCGCCACCGTCGCCGTACGGGGGCGCACCGTCCTGCGCGCCTGCCTGTGCAACTACCGCACCACCACGGACGACCTCGACCTGCTCATCGGCGAAGTCCTCCATGCCGCCGATGCCGACGAGCCGCCACGCCCTCGGTGA
- a CDS encoding PLAT/LH2 domain-containing protein, with translation MAWDGRASGEQDALWDPEATELLPHTVPGPAGAEPWRGGGDVTDTRPLPAIDAAPGTPPPPAPAARRAPRVRPRRGVWVGAALAACAVGGLAIGAVLTAATGRTAAAPPPGPTSSAPGVPRPTRTGPAAYEVTVATANTAGAGTDSDVQARLTDESGRTSPWTALDTPDHNDFEAGIRDTYVIGVPAGFGRPASLQLWKGGTDAWAVEADVRVTGPDGYAALWHPAERASRLWITGSDPVPEDATPRFTQYSPNGTLAPSGQ, from the coding sequence GTGGCATGGGACGGCCGTGCGTCCGGCGAGCAGGACGCGTTGTGGGATCCGGAGGCGACCGAGCTCCTCCCGCACACCGTGCCCGGGCCTGCGGGTGCGGAGCCGTGGCGTGGCGGTGGGGATGTCACGGACACCCGGCCGCTCCCCGCGATCGACGCCGCCCCGGGCACCCCGCCGCCGCCCGCCCCCGCCGCACGCCGGGCACCGCGCGTCAGGCCCCGCCGGGGTGTGTGGGTCGGAGCCGCGCTCGCGGCCTGCGCCGTGGGCGGTCTCGCGATCGGCGCCGTGCTGACCGCCGCGACCGGACGTACCGCCGCGGCACCCCCGCCAGGCCCCACGTCATCCGCCCCGGGTGTTCCCCGGCCGACGCGGACGGGCCCGGCCGCCTACGAAGTGACCGTGGCGACGGCGAACACCGCGGGGGCGGGGACCGACAGCGACGTCCAGGCACGGCTCACCGACGAGTCCGGCCGCACTTCCCCATGGACCGCACTGGACACGCCCGACCACAACGACTTCGAGGCGGGCATCCGGGACACGTACGTCATCGGCGTGCCCGCGGGCTTCGGCCGCCCGGCCTCCCTCCAGCTGTGGAAGGGCGGCACCGACGCCTGGGCCGTCGAAGCGGACGTACGCGTCACCGGACCCGACGGGTACGCAGCGCTGTGGCACCCCGCCGAACGCGCGTCCCGCCTCTGGATCACCGGGAGTGACCCCGTCCCCGAGGACGCCACACCCCGGTTCACGCAGTACAGCCCGAACGGCACCCTCGCGCCCAGCGGGCAGTGA
- a CDS encoding EF-hand domain-containing protein, with the protein MATATADPLARKYQRVFQHLDADGNGYIEQSDFASFVDRLAKEYKLPKKDQKVRAITAAFDMLWNELVRHADTNHDNRISEEEYIASVRLTVDDTTRFNATDALANALFDIMDVNGDGQISKDEFIRLQQNVWGISAPDAIDTFIALDTDGDGGLSRQECVKGCRQYFNSNSLDEPGSWFFGRF; encoded by the coding sequence ATGGCCACTGCCACCGCCGACCCGTTGGCCCGCAAGTACCAGCGCGTCTTCCAGCACCTCGACGCCGACGGCAACGGGTACATCGAGCAGTCCGACTTCGCCTCCTTCGTCGACCGCCTGGCGAAGGAGTACAAGCTGCCGAAGAAGGACCAGAAGGTCCGCGCGATCACGGCGGCGTTCGACATGCTCTGGAACGAGCTGGTACGCCACGCGGACACGAACCACGACAACCGCATCTCGGAGGAGGAGTACATCGCGTCGGTCCGCCTGACCGTCGACGACACCACCCGCTTCAACGCGACCGATGCCCTCGCCAACGCCCTGTTCGACATCATGGACGTCAACGGGGACGGCCAGATCAGCAAGGACGAGTTCATCCGACTGCAGCAGAACGTCTGGGGCATCAGCGCCCCCGACGCGATCGACACCTTCATCGCCCTCGACACGGACGGGGACGGCGGCCTGTCCCGCCAGGAGTGCGTGAAGGGCTGCCGGCAGTACTTCAACTCCAACAGCCTCGACGAGCCGGGCAGCTGGTTCTTCGGCCGATTCTGA
- a CDS encoding phenylacetate--CoA ligase family protein: protein MLLMRDGTSAVAASDLMQVHLADVRSTLAGRSDLPELRARKLVRVLQEAARSEIHGENLREWSDGEFVRRMLRETPGRLLGEFFPTIPLLSRSALRKSPRGALTRPMRHFLHYYESSGTTGDPVAAPKAVDDLIINTVNIGEMWGRVLEEGDSALILINGPFAPAGYQFEKVLEYLGLTSVRLWVDQVTGDYSRVLRIVRELGINTYVGAPSRLTELLQFALSKGETAPDFAKLLLIAEQTGASFLRHLEGLTGATARVATFGSSETGTVAVTCEFGELHTQPQSYLLEVHDEAGTRPVEEGRADAGELVVTTLDLPSRPLVRYRTGDLVEIGGVPCPCGVRTPVLRPLGRQQDAVKLARDGVRQEECEAVLWASQDAGAPVALNYMLVIKGDSVVCLVITDRETTLAWEEDLARRLDPLFAEHHVAVRTVSALPPLASMGAYVGWKLSRLVDLDDPALHGCLPPPLHEAVKESLSQIERLTAQPALTP from the coding sequence ATGCTGCTTATGCGTGATGGCACGTCCGCCGTCGCGGCCTCGGATCTCATGCAGGTCCACCTGGCCGACGTACGTTCGACACTGGCTGGTCGGAGCGATCTTCCGGAACTTCGGGCGAGAAAATTGGTGCGGGTTCTGCAAGAGGCCGCCCGCTCCGAAATCCACGGCGAGAACCTGAGGGAATGGAGCGACGGGGAATTCGTCCGGAGAATGCTCAGGGAGACTCCGGGTCGCCTGTTGGGTGAATTCTTTCCCACCATTCCGCTTCTTTCACGTTCGGCTCTGCGCAAATCCCCTCGGGGGGCGTTGACGCGGCCGATGCGGCATTTCCTGCACTACTACGAGTCCTCGGGGACGACCGGGGACCCGGTCGCCGCCCCCAAGGCCGTCGACGACCTCATCATCAACACCGTAAACATCGGTGAGATGTGGGGGCGCGTACTGGAGGAGGGGGATTCGGCCCTCATTCTGATCAACGGGCCCTTCGCGCCGGCCGGGTACCAGTTCGAGAAGGTTCTCGAATATCTGGGTCTGACGTCGGTCCGGCTGTGGGTGGATCAGGTCACCGGCGACTACTCACGGGTGCTGCGCATCGTGCGGGAGTTGGGCATCAACACCTATGTGGGTGCTCCTTCCCGGCTCACCGAGCTCTTGCAGTTCGCCCTGTCGAAGGGGGAGACGGCGCCCGACTTCGCCAAGCTCCTGCTGATCGCCGAGCAGACCGGCGCCAGCTTCCTCCGGCACCTCGAAGGCCTCACCGGCGCCACCGCCCGCGTCGCCACCTTCGGCAGCTCGGAGACCGGGACCGTCGCGGTGACATGCGAATTCGGTGAGCTGCACACACAGCCCCAGAGCTACCTCCTCGAAGTGCACGACGAGGCGGGCACACGGCCGGTCGAAGAAGGCCGGGCGGATGCCGGTGAGTTGGTGGTGACCACGCTGGACCTGCCGTCACGCCCACTGGTGCGCTACCGGACGGGTGATCTCGTGGAGATCGGGGGCGTTCCCTGTCCGTGCGGCGTCCGCACCCCGGTGCTGCGTCCGCTGGGCCGACAGCAGGACGCGGTGAAGCTGGCCCGGGACGGTGTGCGGCAGGAGGAGTGCGAGGCGGTGCTGTGGGCGTCCCAGGACGCCGGCGCGCCCGTCGCACTCAACTACATGCTCGTGATCAAGGGCGATTCGGTCGTGTGCCTGGTGATCACCGACCGCGAGACGACCCTCGCGTGGGAAGAGGACCTCGCCCGGCGGCTCGATCCCCTCTTCGCCGAGCACCACGTCGCCGTGCGGACGGTGTCCGCCCTGCCGCCGCTGGCCTCCATGGGCGCCTACGTGGGATGGAAGCTCTCCCGGCTCGTCGACCTGGACGATCCCGCGCTGCACGGCTGCCTTCCGCCTCCCCTGCACGAGGCGGTCAAGGAGTCCCTGAGCCAGATCGAACGGCTCACCGCCCAACCTGCCCTGACGCCATGA
- a CDS encoding cytochrome P450, producing the protein MSAQVQDDLAPLPYRRDPACPFAPDPELARLRREEPVSRIRLTGGSEAWLVTRFADARQVLADPRFSSRLTPIGVVVPPSQDQGLSEALQSRQPGTFIEEDPPEHTRLRALVTREFTTRRMRRLQPYVEAVVEEHLEVMAAAPHPVDLMAAFALPVPSRIICAILGLPTEGTYDFAGHTRVMTDVMSPLPELIEARDALRAGMREVVRGKRRNPGDDLLGRVIRESGDSVTDEELVGIGNLLLVAGHETTAHMLGLGVLALLHHPDQADVLRDRPELCDSAIDELVRYVTIPHHGELRTATEDVRVGDVLLRAGEQVLVSLPSANWDPEGIEAPDTLDLTRPPRTHLAYGHGVHHCVGTPLAQLELRVALPALLRRFPDMRCAVPYDEVPFRRSNVTYGLHALPLTW; encoded by the coding sequence GTGAGCGCGCAGGTCCAGGACGACCTGGCGCCCCTGCCCTACCGCAGGGACCCGGCGTGCCCGTTCGCTCCGGACCCGGAGCTCGCCCGGCTGCGCCGTGAGGAACCCGTGTCCCGGATCCGGCTCACCGGCGGGTCGGAGGCGTGGCTGGTCACCCGGTTCGCCGACGCCCGCCAGGTCCTCGCCGACCCGCGGTTCAGCAGCCGGCTCACGCCCATCGGCGTGGTGGTGCCCCCGTCACAGGACCAGGGGCTGAGCGAGGCACTGCAGTCCCGCCAGCCGGGTACGTTCATCGAGGAGGACCCGCCCGAGCACACACGGCTGCGGGCCCTGGTGACCCGGGAGTTCACGACCCGCCGCATGCGCCGGCTCCAGCCGTACGTCGAGGCGGTGGTGGAGGAGCACCTGGAGGTCATGGCCGCCGCTCCCCATCCCGTCGACCTGATGGCGGCCTTCGCCCTGCCCGTCCCGTCCCGGATCATCTGCGCCATCCTGGGGCTGCCGACGGAGGGCACGTACGACTTCGCCGGACACACCCGGGTCATGACCGACGTCATGTCGCCGCTGCCCGAGCTCATCGAGGCACGCGACGCGCTCCGGGCGGGCATGCGCGAGGTGGTCCGCGGCAAACGGCGGAACCCCGGGGACGATCTGCTCGGCCGCGTCATCCGCGAGTCCGGGGACTCCGTCACCGACGAGGAACTCGTCGGCATCGGGAACCTGTTGCTGGTCGCCGGCCACGAGACGACCGCGCACATGCTGGGTCTGGGCGTGCTCGCGCTGCTCCACCACCCCGACCAGGCGGACGTCCTGCGCGACCGGCCGGAACTGTGCGACTCGGCCATCGACGAGCTGGTCCGGTACGTCACCATCCCGCACCACGGCGAACTGCGCACCGCCACCGAGGACGTGCGCGTCGGCGACGTCCTGCTCCGGGCCGGCGAGCAGGTGCTCGTCTCCCTGCCGTCGGCCAACTGGGATCCCGAGGGCATCGAGGCCCCCGACACCCTCGATCTCACCCGCCCGCCCCGCACGCACCTGGCCTACGGGCACGGCGTCCATCACTGCGTCGGCACCCCGCTGGCCCAACTCGAACTGCGCGTGGCGCTTCCCGCCCTGCTGCGCAGGTTCCCCGACATGCGCTGCGCCGTTCCGTACGACGAAGTCCCGTTCCGCAGGTCGAACGTCACCTACGGACTGCACGCCCTGCCCCTCACCTGGTGA
- a CDS encoding VOC family protein translates to MSNIVKVIARVTVPELATAVPFYQELGGAEDASTFQYAGVHLASVSPFLLLSGDKAAEFSDRRATLVVRSLNPVTTALHRAGGRILDGPAPGPNGHRMIARHPDGSVFEYIELPS, encoded by the coding sequence GTGAGCAACATCGTCAAAGTGATCGCCCGCGTCACCGTGCCGGAACTCGCCACCGCCGTCCCCTTCTACCAGGAGCTGGGGGGAGCCGAAGACGCCTCGACCTTCCAGTACGCCGGGGTCCACCTCGCCTCCGTCAGCCCTTTTCTCCTGCTCTCCGGGGACAAGGCCGCGGAGTTCTCCGACCGTCGCGCCACCCTCGTGGTCCGCAGCCTGAACCCGGTGACGACCGCCCTGCACCGGGCGGGCGGCCGGATCCTCGACGGCCCGGCCCCCGGCCCCAACGGCCACCGCATGATCGCCCGGCATCCGGACGGCTCCGTCTTCGAGTACATCGAGCTCCCCTCGTAA
- a CDS encoding DUF4239 domain-containing protein: MTTSMIITVVAILAALAVGLIAHHLHRRRRTGDDEEASVGDLISPLETLAVLLVAFVIVVAAESYGSASAAVEAEAGRVDQLYEVADYAPEPQRERLQASAVCYSRAIEAAEWPLMAEGGAKSPLASTWSTEFRTHFKELAHKKDATFPLLVQADDERSKARQTRVSEASPAIPPFVYWFMVVALAATVGAFAFGLPHNRRPAHLVLLCVLAALFTGSLLLIEDIDSPFSGRIRITGDAMQQTADDIAEDFATDHPASTLPCDTDGKRTTT; encoded by the coding sequence ATGACCACGTCCATGATCATCACCGTCGTGGCGATCCTCGCGGCGCTCGCCGTGGGCCTGATCGCCCACCACCTCCATCGCCGGCGCCGCACCGGCGACGACGAAGAAGCGTCCGTCGGCGACCTGATCAGCCCCCTGGAGACGCTCGCCGTCCTGCTGGTCGCCTTCGTCATCGTCGTGGCGGCCGAGTCGTACGGTTCCGCCTCCGCGGCCGTCGAGGCCGAGGCCGGCCGGGTCGACCAGCTCTACGAGGTGGCCGACTACGCCCCGGAGCCGCAGCGCGAGCGGCTCCAGGCGTCCGCCGTCTGCTACTCGCGGGCCATCGAGGCCGCCGAATGGCCCCTCATGGCCGAGGGCGGCGCGAAGTCCCCGCTCGCGTCGACGTGGTCCACCGAGTTCCGCACCCACTTCAAGGAGCTCGCCCACAAGAAGGACGCCACCTTCCCGCTCCTCGTCCAAGCCGACGACGAACGCTCCAAGGCCCGGCAGACCCGGGTCTCGGAAGCGAGCCCCGCCATTCCCCCGTTCGTCTACTGGTTCATGGTCGTGGCCCTCGCCGCCACCGTCGGAGCGTTCGCCTTCGGCCTGCCCCACAACCGCAGACCCGCGCACCTCGTCCTGCTGTGCGTGCTGGCGGCGCTGTTCACCGGATCCCTGCTGCTGATCGAGGACATCGACAGCCCCTTCTCCGGCCGGATCCGGATCACGGGCGACGCGATGCAGCAGACCGCCGACGACATCGCCGAGGACTTCGCCACGGACCACCCCGCGAGCACCCTGCCCTGCGACACGGACGGGAAGCGGACCACGACCTGA